A DNA window from Daucus carota subsp. sativus chromosome 3, DH1 v3.0, whole genome shotgun sequence contains the following coding sequences:
- the LOC108214577 gene encoding uncharacterized protein LOC108214577 produces MRKLKFHEKKLLKKVNFLDWKREGGHRETHVTQRYHLTARDDYKKYNSICRMVQKLVNILKQMDQRDPERIQMTASLLEKLYNMGVIPSRKDLNLCKNLSVSSFCRRRLSTILVRLKFAEHLKEAITYIEQGHVRVGPETVTDPAFLVTRNMEDFVTWVDTSKIRRKVQEYNGQLDDYDAMN; encoded by the exons ATGAGGAAGTTAAAATTTCATGAGAAGAAATTGCTGAAGAAAGTTAATTTTTTGGATTGGAAGAGAGAAGGTGGTCATCGTGAAACCCATGTCACGCAACGTTACCATCTTACTGCACGAGATGATTATAAGAA GTACAATAGCATATGTAGAATGGTGCAAAAGCTGGTGAATATATTGAAACAGATGGACCAAAGGGACCCAGAACGTATTCAGATGACAGCCTCCCTTTTGGAGAAGTT GTATAATATGGGTGTTATACCATCCAgaaaagatttaaatttatGCAAGAACCTGTCTGTCTCCTCATTTTGTCG CCGTAGGCTCTCAACCATTTTGGTACGGTTAAAGTTTGCTGAACATCTTAAAGAAGCTATTACATATATAGAGCAGGGCCATGTCCGAGTGGGTCCAGAGACAGTGACAGATCCAGCATTTCTTGTAACTAGAAATATGGAAGACTTTGTTACCTGGGTGGATACTTCCAAGATAAGGAGAAAAGTGCAGGAATACAATGGGCAGCTTGATGATTATGATGCGATGAACTGA
- the LOC108212334 gene encoding protein Rf1, mitochondrial: MIRHVYLNLISKTPPHSHLPHVHYCSKPHLPPYISFENVQSIDNAFHVFDQMLHTTPVPSVYHFTRLLDSVAKMNHHDSVLVLFKKMCFLGIPVNHYTMTIAINCYFHLSLPGFAFSVFGSFFKRGFAPTLPTFTVLIKGLALADRTLDAVNLFRKLIREKHCKPDKVMFSTVIGGLCKAGQTMRAVRLFKLMEQVNCKAHSIIYNTIIDSLCKDRLIDDAQDLFSEMIGKGIVPDVVTYNSLIRGLCSLRRWDELMKKIEEMGASGICPNLYTYTILVDAYCKEGRTEDAEFVFRSMIARGINPNVVAYTALIDGYCLQRKMDKAMKLYSDMNINNVFPNTVTYNSLINGYCSCKKLDQALQLLRLMPIKGVKPDVITYNSLMDLSYRLGKCALALELYNEMQARAIMPDMWTYTTLLDGLCKNHHIDEAMSLLHMLENKGLSDIKCYTIIIDGTSKSGDFDTARAIFDDLPSKGVKPSVHTYTVLINGLCLNKQFKEAKEYLVKMEEDGCLPNSVTYNVIAQGFFKGNKCVEAVTILKEMVEKGFRPDSSTFELLLHQLPAEGQDSTLMDMIQNFAPGDTIVSSSSSLICVAKVGENFQKLGKICKSVLVLDFGGGDGGGGGGGGGGGGGGGGGGGRVLQKTMKHVYSSFMRKKTSHLQYFYYSSKPHSPPHISFENIHNLDDAFKLFDVMLLRHPVPSVYHFTRLLDYVAKMNHYDSVLVLFKKMCFLGLPVNHYTMTIAIKCYCHLNLPGFAFSLIGSFFKRGFTPGLTTFTVLIRGLALADRTPDAVNLFRKIIREKVCKPDVIMFGTVIDGLCKTGHTDRAICLFRLMEKVNCKADAIIYDTIIDSLCKERLVDNALELFSEMIGNGIVPDVFTYSSLIRGLCILGRWVDVKKKFEEMGASGISPDLYTYNILVDAYCKEGKMEDAEFMFHRITARGINPNVVTYSTMIDGYCLQQKMDKAMDWFSDMNDNNVVPNNFTYNSLINGFCKSKKVDQALHLFRFMQSKGVKPDVVTYNTLMDSLYQTGKCTLALELYNEMQAKEIMPDTCTYKILLDGLCKNHHIDEAMSLLHMLENRGLSDIKCYTIIIDGTSKHGDFDTAQAIFDDLPSKGVKPNAHTYTVLINGLCLNKQFKEAKEYLVKMEEDGCLPNSVTYNVIAQGFFKGNKCVEAVTILKEMVEKGFAPDSTTFELLLHQLPAEGQDSTLMDMIQNFAPG; encoded by the exons ATGATAAGACATGTTTATTTAAACTTGATAAGCAAAACACCACCTCATTCTCATCTTCCCCATGTTCACTACTGCTCCAAACCCCATTTGCCTCCTTACATTTCATTTGAAAATGTTCAGAGCATTGATAACGCCTTCCACGTGTTTGATCAAATGCTCCACACAACCCCTGTTCCCTCCGTTTATCACTTCACTAGATTACTCGATAGCGTCGCAAAGATGAACCACCATGACTCTGTTCTTGTACTATTCAAAAAAATGTGTTTCTTGGGGATTCCTGTTAATCATTACACGATGACCATAGCTATCAACTGTTATTTTCATTTGAGTTTGCCTGGCTTTGCTTTTTCCGTGTTTGGTAGCTTCTTTAAGCGCGGCTTTGCACCCACTTTGCCTACGTTTACTGTACTTATAAAAGGGCTTGCGTTAGCGGATAGGACCCTGGATGCTGTTAACTTGTTTCGCAAGTTAATTAGGGAGAAGCATTGCAAACCGGATAAAGTTATGTTTAGTACGGTTATAGGTGGGTTATGTAAAGCTGGACAGACTATGAGAGCTGTTCGTTTGTTTAAGTTGATGGAACAGGTTAACTGTAAAGCACattctataatttataatactatCATTGATAGTTTGTGCAAAGATAGACTTATTGATGATGCGCAGGATCTTTTCTCTGAAATGATTGGAAAAGGGATTGTACCAGATGTTGTCACGTATAACTCGTTGATAAGGGGATTATGTAGTTTAAGGCGGTGGGATGagttaatgaaaaaaattgaagaaatggGTGCCTCAGGAATCTGTCCAAATCTGTACACTTATACCATATTAGTGGATGCATATTGTAAAGAAGGTCGAACGGAAGATGCTGAATTTGTCTTCCGTAGCATGATCGCGAGAGGTATAAATCCTAATGTTGTAGCCTACACTGCACTGATTGATGGATATTGTTTACAAAGGAAAATGGATAAAGCTATGAAGTTGTACAGTGACATGAATATTAATAATGTTTTCCCAAATACTGTTACGTATAACAGCTTGATTAACGGTTATTGCAGCTGCAAGAAACTGGATCAGGCATTGCAATTGTTGCGGTTAATGCCAATAAAAGGAGTAAAGCCTGACGTTATAACTTACAACAGTCTTATGGATTTGTCATATCGATTGGGTAAATGTGCATTAGCTCTTGAACTCTATAATGAGATGCAAGCAAGGGCAATCATGCCAGATATGTGGACTTACACAACATTACTGGATGGACTGTGCAAAAATCACCACATTGATGAGGCGATGTCATTACTTCATATGTTGGAGAACAAGGGACTATCTGACATCAAATGTTATACTATCATCATTGATGGTACTAGCAAGTCCGGGGATTTCGATACGGCTCGGGCAATTTTCGACGACCTTCCCTCGAAAGGTGTGAAGCCTAGTGTTCATACATATACTGTACTAATAAATGGTCTTTGTTTGAACAAGCAATTTAAAGAAGCCAAAGAGTATCTTGTGAAAATGGAAGAGGATGGTTGCTTGCCAAATAGTGTCACCTACAATGTTATTGCCCAAGGATTTTTCAAAGGAAATAAATGTGTCGAGGCTGTTACAATTCTGAAGGAAATGGTCGAAAAGGGTTTTAGACCTGATTCTTCGACTTTTGAATTGTTACTGCACCAATTGCCGGCTGAAGGACAAGATTCCACTCTGATGGATATGATTCAAAACTTTGCTCCAGGTGATACAATTGTCTCTAGTTCTAGTAGTT tgatttgtgttgcaaAAGTTGGTGAAAACTTCCAAAAATTGGGGAAAATCTGCAAATCTGTTCTTGTACTTGATTTTggtggtggtgacggtggtggtggtggtggtggtggtggtggtggtggtggtggtggtggaggaggagggcGGG tgttACAGAAGACGATGAAGCATGTTTATTCAAGTTTCATGCGTAAAAAAACATCCCATCTTCAATATTTTTACTATTCCTCCAAACCCCATTCGCCCCCACacatttcatttgaaaatattcataacCTCGATGATGCCTTCAAACTGTTTGATGTAATGCTCCTGAGACACCCTGTTCCCTCCGTTTATCACTTCACTAGATTGCTCGATTACGTCGCAAAGATGAACCATTATGATTCTGTCCTTGTACTATTCAAGAAAATGTGTTTCTTGGGGCTTCCTGTTAATCATTATACAATGACCATTGCTATCAAGTGTTATTGTCATTTGAATTTACCTGGTTTTGCTTTTTCCCTCATTGGTAGCTTCTTTAAGCGCGGTTTTACCCCCGGTTTGACTACATTCACTGTGCTAATAAGAGGGCTTGCTTTAGCTGATAGGACCCCGGATGCAGTTAACTTGTTTAGAAAGATAATCAGGGAGAAAGTTTGTAAACCTGATGTAATTATGTTCGGTACAGTTATAGACGGGTTATGCAAAACTGGGCATACTGATAGAGCTATTTGTTTGTTCAGATTGATGGAAAAGGTTAATTGTAAAGCAGATGCTATAATTTATGATACGATCATTGATAGTTTGTGCAAAGAAAGACTGGTTGATAACGCGTTGGAGCTTTTCTCTGAAATGATTGGGAATGGTATAGTACCGGATGTTTTTACATATAGCTCGTTGATTCGAGGATTGTGTATTTTAGGGCGGTGGGTTGATGTTaagaaaaaatttgaagaaatGGGTGCCTCGGGAATCTCTCCGGATTTGTACACTTATAATATATTAGTGGATGCATATTGTAAGGAAGGTAAAATGGAAGATGCGGAATTCATGTTTCATCGCATCACTGCAAGAGGTATAAATCCTAATGTTGTTACCTACAGTACAATGATCGATGGTTATTGTTTACAACAGAAAATGGATAAAGCAATGGATTGGTTCAGTGACATGAATGATAATAATGTTGTCCCAAATAATTTTACGTATAACAGCTTGATTAATGGGTTTTGCAAGAGCAAGAAAGTAGATCAGGCATTGCATTTGTTTCGGTTCATGCAATCGAAAGGAGTAAAGCCTGACGTCGTGACATACAACACTCTTATGGATTCTTTATATCAAACAGGTAAATGCACATTGGCTCTTGAACTCTATAACGAGATGCAAGCAAAGGAAATCATGCCAGATACGTGTACCTACAAAATATTACTGGATGGACTGTGCAAAAATCACCACATTGATGAGGCGATGTCATTACTTCATATGTTGGAGAACAGGGGACTATCTGATATCAAATGTTATACTATCATCATTGATGGTACTAGCAAGCATGGGGATTTCGATACGGCTCAGGCAATTTTCGACGACCTTCCCTCGAAAGGTGTGAAGCCTAATGCTCATACATATACTGTACTAATAAATGGTCTTTGTTTGAACAAGCAATTTAAAGAAGCAAAAGAGTATCTTGTGAAAATGGAAGAGGATGGTTGTTTGCCAAATAGTGTAACCTACAATGTTATTGCCCAAGGATTCTTCAAAGGAAATAAATGTGTCGAGGCTGTTACAATTCTAAAGGAAATGGTCGAAAAGGGTTTCGCACCTGATTCTACAACTTTTGAATTGTTACTGCACCAATTGCCGGCTGAAGGACAAGATTCCACTCTGATGGATATGATTCAAAACTTTGCTCCAGGCTGA